The proteins below come from a single Bryobacter aggregatus MPL3 genomic window:
- a CDS encoding LysM peptidoglycan-binding domain-containing protein, with amino-acid sequence MDLLEGLKLKYQSVLNVVKSKGVVLSNLHVEGDKLFIKGAAPSEDIKNDVWNAIKAVNSDWSNEVMCDISVDTSLPQPTRTYTVVAGDSLWKIANQFYGNGAQYPKIIQGNPSSLKDEKSVIHPGDVLVIPD; translated from the coding sequence ATGGACTTGTTGGAAGGGCTCAAGCTCAAATACCAAAGTGTTCTGAACGTGGTGAAGTCGAAAGGTGTTGTTCTCTCAAACTTACATGTTGAGGGCGACAAACTCTTCATCAAAGGCGCGGCGCCGAGTGAAGACATCAAGAATGACGTCTGGAATGCAATCAAAGCTGTCAATAGCGATTGGTCCAATGAAGTCATGTGCGATATCAGCGTCGATACGTCGCTGCCGCAACCAACTCGCACTTATACTGTGGTGGCTGGGGACAGCCTCTGGAAAATTGCCAATCAATTTTACGGAAATGGGGCACAGTATCCGAAGATCATTCAGGGAAATCCATCGAGCCTCAAGGACGAGAAGAGCGTTATCCATCCCGGTGACGTGCTCGTGATTCCTGACTAA